One part of the Arthrobacter sp. EM1 genome encodes these proteins:
- the aceB gene encoding malate synthase A: MNSFTDNFTINGITLTAQPICRQSEVLTPDALAFVGKLHKATAERRLELLQARRDRRQQIGKGQDPRFLSETESVRNDPTWRVAPPAPGLTDRRVEITGPVDKKMTINALNSGAKVWLADMEDSSTPSWRNVIQGQLNLIDALERRIDFTSTEGKEYKLHPAADLPTIVVRPRGWHLPEKHMLIDGTPIAGGIVDFGLYFYHNARRLISQGKGPYFYLPKIENHLEARLWNDIFILAQDLLGIPQGTIRATVLIETITAAFEMEEILYELKDHAAGLNAGRWDYIFSLIKNFRTRGPRFVLPDRSQVTMTQPFMRAYTEQLVRACHKRGAMAIGGMAAAVPNRKDAEANAIAIEKVRADKTREAGDGFDGSWVAHPDLVPVCREVFDGVLGERPNQLDRLREDVTPDDRALLDIAATTGTITEQGIRNNIEVGIRYIESWLRGNGAVAIHNLMEDAATAEISRSQLWQWIFSRAITDQGEVISREWVEDMLDEEFTKLERFEGDRFADARDIFEEVTLTPSFPAFLTLPAYDRFLHEARDGELPVEDPALAPA; this comes from the coding sequence ATGAACAGTTTCACTGACAACTTCACCATCAACGGAATCACGTTGACGGCCCAGCCCATCTGCCGGCAGAGCGAGGTCCTGACGCCGGACGCGCTGGCCTTTGTTGGCAAGCTGCACAAGGCCACTGCGGAACGTCGGCTGGAGCTGCTGCAGGCCCGCCGTGACCGCCGCCAGCAGATCGGCAAGGGCCAGGACCCGCGGTTCCTGAGCGAGACCGAGTCCGTGCGCAACGATCCGACCTGGCGCGTCGCCCCGCCCGCCCCCGGCCTGACGGACCGTCGAGTCGAGATCACCGGCCCGGTGGACAAAAAGATGACCATCAACGCGCTGAACTCCGGTGCGAAGGTGTGGCTCGCGGACATGGAGGACTCCTCCACCCCGTCGTGGCGCAACGTCATCCAGGGCCAGCTCAACCTCATCGACGCCTTGGAGCGCCGGATCGACTTCACCTCAACCGAGGGCAAGGAATACAAACTCCACCCCGCCGCGGACCTGCCGACGATCGTGGTCCGTCCCCGCGGCTGGCACCTGCCGGAAAAGCACATGCTCATTGACGGCACCCCGATCGCCGGCGGCATCGTGGACTTCGGCCTGTACTTTTACCACAACGCCCGCCGCCTGATCTCGCAGGGCAAGGGTCCGTACTTCTACCTGCCGAAGATCGAGAACCACCTCGAAGCCCGCCTGTGGAACGACATCTTTATCCTCGCCCAGGACCTGCTCGGCATCCCGCAGGGCACCATCCGCGCCACCGTGCTGATCGAAACCATCACCGCCGCGTTCGAAATGGAGGAAATCCTCTACGAGCTCAAGGACCACGCCGCGGGTCTGAACGCCGGCCGCTGGGACTACATCTTCTCCCTGATCAAGAACTTCCGCACCCGCGGCCCGCGTTTTGTCCTGCCGGACCGCAGCCAGGTGACCATGACGCAGCCGTTTATGCGTGCCTATACCGAACAGCTGGTCCGGGCCTGCCACAAACGCGGTGCCATGGCGATCGGCGGCATGGCGGCGGCTGTCCCCAACCGCAAGGACGCCGAGGCCAACGCGATCGCCATCGAGAAGGTCCGTGCCGACAAGACCCGCGAGGCCGGCGACGGCTTCGACGGCTCCTGGGTGGCGCACCCGGACCTGGTTCCGGTCTGCCGTGAAGTGTTCGACGGCGTCCTGGGCGAACGCCCGAACCAGCTGGACCGGCTCCGCGAGGACGTCACCCCGGACGACCGCGCACTGCTCGACATCGCCGCCACCACCGGCACCATCACCGAGCAGGGCATCCGGAACAACATCGAAGTTGGCATCCGCTACATCGAGTCCTGGCTTCGCGGCAACGGCGCCGTCGCCATCCACAACCTGATGGAGGACGCCGCCACCGCGGAGATTTCCCGCTCGCAGCTGTGGCAGTGGATCTTCTCCCGTGCCATCACGGACCAGGGCGAGGTCATCTCCCGCGAATGGGTGGAGGACATGCTGGATGAGGAGTTCACCAAGCTGGAACGCTTCGAGGGCGACCGCTTTGCCGACGCCCGGGACATCTTCGAGGAAGTCACGCTCACCCCGTCGTTCCCGGCATTCCTGACCCTGCCGGCCTACGACCGGTTCCTGCATGAAGCGCGCGACGGTGAGCTCCCGGTCGAGGACCCCGCACTCGCCCCCGCCTGA